A window of Plasmodium vinckei vinckei genome assembly, chromosome: PVVCY_03 genomic DNA:
AAGCAACTCTCCATTTAAGGTAATTTAGATAATTGCcataaaataagtatagCATGTTTAACGAAATATAATTAGTATGCAAAAATCTTAAATAGATACAACAAATATTTacgtaatatatataaatattattatcccTCATAATCTCCAAATTATGGCACTGTCAAGTTATGATCTTAGGAAAGTggtatacaattttttaaataaaatattatcttcGCATGTGTTTTATATGTTGTATCAcccataaattatattaatttttatttgattagaatttatattaatacgtttttttgtttaattcataaaatatatttgtagtaTAAAGACATTTATACGATCGATTACTATTTCTATGAGACGAATAAAGGTCAATTAAtagttaataaaaattacagTGATTTAATCCACAAATATTGTCATAATGGGAATACTTCAGGAAAAGATAAAtgtcaaaataattattttaaaatggcTAGTTCTGGTGTTATTCATTTGCTAGAAGCGTTAAAGAAGTATAATTTAGACGATGATAAACTTGCCGAATACGCTATTTTATGGTTAATTTACAaactaaatatatattcaaaaaatacattCAAAAATCTAAgtgatttttataatagttatatagaaaaaaatgagtatTATgataagaatataaaaggTGATGGTAGTCCAACTTATAaggaaattataaataaaaaacaagatttgatgaatatgaatattaaaGAACTATCTAAATTTGATGCcccattttatatattatttgatttgTATTATGCATCTAATAGTCGAATTTTGAATTgtacaaattattatggtTATGGTAAACTGTTTgttcaaaattttaaagaacTCAATAATGATCCTAAGAATATAGAAAACAGTTCATATAGTCAAATATTGTCTACATTATCaaatgattataaaaatttaaaaaatatatatgataatgaTCACGTTAAATGTATCGATTTTCCAGATCTTCCAAAATTAAACCCCAAAAGTCCTGTAGAAAATTCTGGACAAATGTTAACGGAGACTTCTGAAGCTACATCATCAAGTTCGTCGATATTAAACACAGTAATTCCAGGTTTATCGATATTTGCAATACCGGTTTTCTTGGGAGTTGCTTATAAggtaaataataaggaaTTAAAatctataatatttaaattatatttttgtaattccTTATATGcgtttatcaaaaaatatataataattttcccatttttatgttagtattcattatttggaTTTGATAAACTATTTCAAAGacaatatataagaaacaaattaaaaaaactaaagaagaaaatgaaactTAATATATGATTCGAAGAGTCGTAGTTAGTCCAGGAACAGTAATAATGATTGATATATGTTTAGTAACTGTCTATTTGGAAATAAGTCAATTTTGACCATAATTTTGAACATAATTTTTGGATTTATAAGAATAattgaataatataatcaataaaatataaaatgaatatgcatattattgcatgtttgtattgtttttgttaatttttatatgattttatGTAGTGGGTCAGGATTAAGTTTTGTTTATGGAACCCTTATATGGGTTAGGGTTAAATGTCACATtgcatttaattttgtataattttaaataatatttattgtttaacaaattgttttaaatatatatatgaaataagTTATTAAAAACATGTATAGgacaaattataatatttggatttcatattaatataacttAAGGGTAAATGAATTGGACtatgtatttattgttAATTTGTGGTTAATGGTTTATGTATCaatttatcaaatattGGAATCGATATAGAAAGATGAATCCAAAGTATCGATTTGATTCTATAAGATAACgttgatttaaataatttaatatttattatgagAAACGGGGGAAATTggaattaattaatatagaGAATGCTATGCAGGTCGACCCCGtccatttattaattttttttgtctataaaaggaaaaacattatttatatgataaatttaattaataactTTATTGGGGCTCAGATTTTATGAATCCGATTTTAAAACTTTATGtagtattaaaaatgataaatatgtaaatccatttattattataggTAAATAAACTATaagtataattaaaatatatatttatataattataatatgaaaacatatattattataatatgtataaatatgatgtTGTTATTTTGGTctgtttaattttaaatttgtttatataattataggAATGAAAACGTTACTAACATAATGAATGATTAAAAATGCCCCTATAAACTCCTGCTATATGttgcatataattatttctataaatatttagtaaaaattaatataaaaatataattgtattttctaatatcaatatataaatatttgttttattgaATGAGTAATAAACCAGTGATAAATAATAACGCGTTATAGAGGTAtcaatgtatatattttgttaaagATACAATTTGATATATCTGGTTTTATATTCTAAAAACCGAATCAATGAAGAAAGGGTTAAAGAGCCAATTATGTCATTgcctttttattattccatATTATCATGTATTGTATTATAAGTAATTAGTGAATAACCATTAATCACAAACAGCACTGCTTTATCATagaattaataaaacatataattcttaataaattatttgaatgcATATACATTGATAActataacaataaaatatataatacaaaaatgaaCTACGTAAAACATTTAACGAATGTTTAActaaattcatttattaaaagagaaaatgtaccttatatttttcctcTTAAAATGCAATATAACAATCTAATTacccatattttttactatcctttaaaatttacaccaatatttatttatgtattacatatttaatatttactatgtattattttaaaaataattttaattcaaaGATTTATCTAAGTTTATAAATAGCTCAATAAATATGGTTTCAGTGCTAATTGTTATTTTAAACCGTAGAAAGATgctcaaaatatattataaaattaccTAATAAGATATACTTAAATTGAAGCATATAGAAACAAAAATAGAATTATTTCACTCATTAAAATGAATTACAAATTTATctacat
This region includes:
- a CDS encoding PIR protein CIR protein, with translation MALSSYDLRKVYKDIYTIDYYFYETNKGQLIVNKNYSDLIHKYCHNGNTSGKDKCQNNYFKMASSGVIHLLEALKKYNLDDDKLAEYAILWLIYKLNIYSKNTFKNLSDFYNSYIEKNEYYDKNIKGDGSPTYKEIINKKQDLMNMNIKELSKFDAPFYILFDLYYASNSRILNCTNYYGYGKLFVQNFKELNNDPKNIENSSYSQILSTLSNDYKNLKNIYDNDHVKCIDFPDLPKLNPKSPVENSGQMLTETSEATSSSSSILNTVIPGLSIFAIPVFLGVAYKTIYKKQIKKTKEENET